Proteins co-encoded in one Uloborus diversus isolate 005 chromosome 9, Udiv.v.3.1, whole genome shotgun sequence genomic window:
- the LOC129229846 gene encoding presenilins-associated rhomboid-like protein, mitochondrial, with protein sequence MISCLHSRQLCQIRSNKFSSLVKGFNRNSRNSKWPAIKNSEMFIATSESVSSNVGMKSLIKPFIFTVSFSGSCFVAASIWQYENMRTYMRRFSKSSLFDSHVPRYKRGEIRRQLHTWWHNQSEGQKVASCIIGINLCVFLLWKVPYFFPTMGKYFCSSPALKSSCLPMFLSTFSHYSFLHLAANMYVLYSFSTTAITYFGKEQFVALYCSAGVISSFTSYAYKVFSGRLVTSLGASGALMAILSSMCFQYPDIPLQIVFFPFFTFSAGAAIKAIMAVDVVGLFAKWKLFDHAAHLGGAVWGITYLNYGREYIWDRRERIFMWYHNIRERNE encoded by the exons atgatttcttGTTTGCATTCACGTCAGTTGTGTCAGATACG TAGCAACAAGTTTTCAAGCCTTGTGAAAGGATTCAACAGAAATTCAAGAAATTCTAAATGGCCTGCTATAAAAAACAGCGAAATGTTTATAGCTACCTCGGAGTCAGTGAGCTCCAATGTTGGAATGAAAAGTCTTATCAAGCCTTTCATTTTCACTGTTTCT TTCAGTGGTTCCTGCTTTGTTGCAGCTTCTATTTGGCAATATGAAAACATGCGAACTTATATGAGACGTTTTTCAAAAAGTTCTCTATTTGATTCTCATGTTCCCAGATATAAAAGAGGTGAAATTCGAAGACAG CTTCACACTTGGTGGCACAACCAGTCAGAGGGACAGAAAGTAGCCTCCTGTATCATTGGTATCAATCTGTGCGTGTTCCTGCTTTGGAAAGTACCTTACTTTTTCCCTACTATGGGGAAATATTTCTGTTCAAGTCCTGCTTTAA aatCTTCCTGTCTGCCAATGTTTTTATCCACCTTCAGCCATTATTCATTCCTCCACTTGGCTGCAAATATGTATGTGCTGTACAGCTTTTCCACTACTGCTATCACATATTTCGGAAAGGAACAGTTTGTTGCTTTGTATTGCAGTGCAG GTGTTATATCATCATTCACTAGCTATGCCTATAAAGTTTTTTCTGGACGGTTAGTTACATCTCTTGGTGCA TCAGGTGCATTGATGGCCATTCTGTCTTCCATGTGCTTCCAATATCCTGATATTCCccttcaaattgtgtttttcccTTTCTTCACATTTTCTGCCGGTGCT GCTATAAAAGCAATTATGGCTGTTGACGTAGTAGGTCTCTTTGCCAAGTGGAAACTCTTTGACCATGCAGCTCATTTAGGTGGCGCAGTCTGGGGGAT